One Erinaceus europaeus chromosome 5 unlocalized genomic scaffold, mEriEur2.1 SUPER_5_unloc_1, whole genome shotgun sequence genomic region harbors:
- the F7 gene encoding coagulation factor VII — MATLGLLCLLLGWQGSLAAVFLPQEQATQVLWRLKRANSFLEELRAGSLERECREEQCSFEEAQEIFRSPERTRQFWASYTDGDQCASNPCQNGGSCEDQLKAYVCFCLEDFEGRNCERNKKDQLVCANENGGCEQYCQDHEEGSRTCHCHQDYVLQADGQTCTPRVPFPCGKIPILEKRDRAGPQGRIVGGVECPKGECPWQAALKMNGRVLCGGSLLAPDWVVSAAHCFDGYSGRGNLTVVLGEHDLLEVEGQEQERPVTQVIIPDAYVRGRTDHDVALLQLGQPAVLGTWVSPLCLPTSPFAEATLARVRLSAVSGWGQLLERGATARVLMAVWVPRLMSQDCLQRSLKAARAPALTPNMFCAGYSDGSKDACQGDSGGPHATPFRSTWYLTGVVSWGQGCAAVGHFGVYTRVSRYTDWLTRLMAAGGLPSQGEVLLRAPLGPLSPPAPLSPSPSPPMTRVPARDLGPLPDALTTSYPGN; from the exons TCTTCCTGCCCCAGGAACAGGCCACGCAGGTCCTGTGGAGGCTGAAGCGAGCCAACTCCTTCCTCGAGGAGCTGCGGGCAGGCTCGCTGGAGAGGGAGTGCCGAGAGGAGCAGTGCTCCTTCGAGGAGGCTCAAGAAATCTTCCGGAGTCCTGAGAGGACG CGGCAGTTCTGGGCGTCCTACACTG ACGGCGACCAGTGTGCCTCGAACCCCTGCCAGAACGGTGGCTCCTGCGAGGACCAGCTGAAGGCCTATGTCTGCTTTTGCCTTGAGGACTTTGAGGGCCGGAACTGTGAGCGAA ACAAGAAGGACCAGCTGGTGTGTGCCAACGAGAACGGGGGCTGTGAGCAGTACTGCCAAGACCACGAGGAGGGGTCACGCACCTGCCACTGTCACCAGGACTATGTCCTCCAGGCTGACGGCCAGACCTGCACACCGAGGG TGCCGTTTCCCTGCGGGAAGATCCCCATcctggagaagagagacagagctggTCCCCAAGGCCGCATCGTGGGGGGTGTGGAATGTCCCAAGGGGGAGTGTCCCTGGCAG GCAGCCCTGAAGATGAATGGGCGTGTGCTGTGTGGGGGCTCCCTGCTGGCCCCCGACTGGGTGGTGTCTGCTGCCCACTGCTTTGACGGCTACTCTGGCCGTGGCAACCTCACCGTGGTACTGG GTGAGCACGACCTGCTGGAGGTGGAGGGCCAGGAGCAGGAACGGCCAGTGACGCAGGTCATTATCCCCGACGCCTACGTGCGGGGCAGGACGGACCACGACGTGGCGCTACTGCAGCTGGGGCAGCCAGCAGTGCTGGGGACCTGGGTGTCACCGCTGTGCCTGCCCACCAGCCCCTTCGCGGAGGCCACGCTGGCCCGGGTGCGCCTGTCGGCTGTCAGCGGCTGGGGGCAGCTGCTGGAGCGTGGGGCCACGGCACGCGTCCTCATGGCCGTGTGGGTGCCACGCCTCATGAGCCAGGACTGCCTCCAGCGCTCCCTGAAGGCCGCGAGGGCGCCCGCCCTCACCCCCAACATGTTCTGCGCCGGCTACTCGGATGGCAGCAAGGACGCCTGCCAGGGGGACAGTGGCGGCCCCCACGCCACGCCCTTCCGCAGCACCTGGTACCTGACTGGCGTGGTCAGCTGGGGCCAGGGCTGCGCCGCCGTCGGCCACTTTGGGGTCTACACCCGCGTGTCCCGCTACACTGACTGGCTCACCCGCCTCATGGCTGCCGGGGGGCTCCCCTCCCAGGGGGAGGTCCTGCTCCGCGCCCCCCTGGGACCCCTCAGCCCACCCGCACCCTTGTCCCCCAGCCCTAGTCCACCCATGACCCGAGTCCCCGCCCGTGACCTGGGTCCCCTCCCTGATGCCCTGACCACTAGCTATCCCGGGAATTAA